The Streptomyces sp. 135 sequence GGTCTCGCCACGGACTCCATCTCCATGGAGGACATCGGCTGGGACCGCCTCTCGCGCCGCTTCGTCGACAAGAAGCTCCGCTTCATACGCTCCTGCTTCAAGCTCTACCCGTGGGAATGGCTGACCACGGACCGCTTCGCGCCGCACGTCCTGGAGACCCTCGACAACGGCGGCGGGACCGGCTCGACGCTGTGGATCGAACCCGCCTGGAAGATGCTCCTCTCCAACAAGGCCCTCCTCGCCGTCCTCTGGGAGCTGTACCCGGGCCACCCGAACCTGCTCCCCGCCTACCTGGACGGCCCCCGCGAACTGGCCACCACGCGCGGCTACGTCGCCAAGCCCCTCCTCGGCCGCGAGGGCGCCGGCGTCACGGTGCACGAACCGGACTCCGCCCCTGTCCGGCCCGAACAGCCCTGCTGCTACCAGGAATTGGCCCCCCTGCCGGACTTCGACGGCAACCGGGTCGTCCTCGGCGCCTGGGTCGTCGAGGACGAGGCGGCCGGGCTCGGCATCAGGGAGTCCTCGGGCCTGATCACGGACGAGTACGCGCGGTTCCTCCCCCACGTGATCCTCTGACCCGAGCCGGAAGGGTCCGAGCCGGTCGGCAGCCTGGCCGGCGGGGCGGAGCCCCGCCCCCGTCAGCTCAGGACCGCCCGCAGCTGGTCGAGCCCCCAGTCCAGATCCTCCTTGCTGATCACCAGCGGGGGAGCGATACGGATCGTCGCGCCGTGCGTGTCCTTGACCAGCACCCCGCGCTCCATCAGCTTCTCGGACACCTCCCGGCCCGTGCCGTGCGACGGGGCGATGTCGACGCCCGCCCACAGCCCGCGCCCACGCACCTCCGTCACCTTGCCGGCCCCGGTCAGCAGGCCCAGCTCGGCGTGCAGATGGTCGCCCAGCTCCGTCGCCCGCTGCTGGAACTCGCCCGTCGAGAGCATGTCGACCACCTCAAGGCCCACGGCACAGGCGAGGGGGTTGCCGCCGAACGTCGACCCGTGCTCACCCGGCTTGAACACCCCGAGGACATCGGCGTCCGCGACCACCGCCGACACCGGCACGACCCCGCCCCCGAGCGCCTTGCCCAGCAGGTACACGTCCGGCACCACGCCCTCGTGCTCACACGCGAACGTCCGGCCCGTCCGGCCGAGCCCCGACTGGATCTCGTCCGCCATGAAGAGCACCCCGCGCTCGCGGGTCAGCTCCCTGACCCCCGCCAGATACCCGGGGGGCGGCACCAGCACCCCTGCCTCGCCCTGGATCGGCTCCAGGAGCACCGCCACCGTCTCGTCGGTGACCGCGGCCCGCAGCGCCGCCAGATCCCCGTACGGCACGATCTCGAACCCCGGCGTGTACGGCCCGAAGTCCGCCCGCGCCTCCTCGTCCGTGGAGAAGCTGACGATGGTCGTGGTCCGGCCGTGGAAGTTCTCGGCCGCGACGACGATCTTCGCCCGCCCGTCCGGCACGCCCTTGACCCGGTACCCCCACTTGCGCGCGGTCTTCACGGCCGTCTCGACGGCCTCCGCGCCCGTGTTCATCGGCAGCACCATCTCCTTGCCGCACAGCTCGGCCAGGCGCGTACAGAACTCGGCGAAACGGTCGTGGTGGAAGGCCCGCGAGGTCAGCGTCACGCGGTCCAGCTGCGCCTTGGCGGCCTCGATCAGGCGGCGGTTGCCGTGCCCGAAGTTGAGCGCGGAGTACCCGGCGAGCATGTCGAGGTAGCGGCGCCCCTCGACATCGGTCATCCAGGCGCCCTCGGCCGAGGCGACCACGATGGGCAGCGGGTGGTAATTGTGCGCGCTGTGCGCCTCGGCCGACGCGATGAACTTCTCGGTGGCCGAGCCGGTGGCCGAGCCGGCGGCCGAACTGGTGGCCGAGCCGCCGATCGTCCCCGATGAGGGTGCTGACGAACCTGCGGAAGGTGACGCGAAGGGGGTTGGCATAGTCGACACGGGGTCTCCGTTCGTCCTGCGGCGCGGCGCGATGGTGGCGGCCGGGTGGTCCAAGTTCTGCCGGGTGGTGCACGTTCTGCCTGGTGTTCCGAGTGCGCGGTCCTATCGTTCCATCGTCGCTCGCATCGCGGACGAAGAAACCTGCCGTAACGGCGTGCCAGCTATGGTGGCTCCAACAGCACGGCGACTGGCGCACGGGGAATGAACCCCGAGGAAGCCGTGCGAGGCAGAACCTTCGAGGTGCCGCCCGCCTGGGCACCCCGGGACCACGACCGGACACTCACCGCTCGCCCCGGAGGACGCCATGACTCTCCCTTCCTCTTCCGCTCAGCATCACCCCGCCCTCGCCGCCGAGGACCCGGAACTCGCCGCCCTCGTCGGCGCCGAGGAGCAGCTCCAGGCCGACACGCTGCGGCTGATCCCCAGCGAGAACTACGTCTCCTCCGCCGTCCTCGAAGCCTCCGGCACCGTCCTTCAGAACAAGTACAGCGAGGGCTACCCGGGCCGCCGCTACTACGAGGGCCAGCAGAACATCGACCCCGTCGAGCTCCTGGCGGTCGCCCGCGCCAAGGCCGTCTTCGGCGTCGAGCACGCCAACGTCCAGCCCTACTCCGGCTCCCCCGCCAACCTCGCCGTCTACCTCGCCTTCGCCGAGCCCGGCGACACCGTGATGGGCATGGCCCTGCCCATGGGCGGCCACCTCACCCACGGCTGGGGCGTCTCCGCCACCGGCAAGTGGTTCCGCGGCGTGCAGTACGGCGTCCGCCAGGACACCGGGCTCATCGACTTCGACGAGGTCCGCGACCTCGCCCTGAAGGAACGCCCCAAGCTGATCTTCTGCGGTGGCACCGCCCTCCCTCGCACCATCGACTTCGCCGCCTTCGCCGAGATCGCCCGCGAGGCAGGATCCGTGCTGGTCGCCGACATCGCGCACATCGCCGGCCTGATCGCGGGCGGCGCCCACCCGTCACCGGTGCCGCACGCCGACGTGATCTCCACGACGACCCACAAGACCCTGCGCGGCCCGCGCGGCGCCATGCTCATGTCCCGCGAGGAGCACGCCAAGGCCATCGACAAGGCGGTCTTCCCCGGCCTCCAGGGCGGCCCGCACAACCAGACCACCGCGGCCATCGCGGTCGCCCTCCACGAGGCGTCCCGCCCCTCCTTCCGCGACTACGCCCACGCGGTCGTCGACAACGCCAAGGCCCTCGCCGAGGCCCTGCTCGCCCGCGGCTTCGACCTGGTCTCGGGCGGCACCGACAACCACCTGATCCTGATGGACCTCACCCCCAAGGACGTCCCGGGCAAGGTCGCCGCCAAGGCCCTCGATCGGGCCGGGATCGTCGTCAACTACAACACCGTGCCGTTCGACCCGAGGAAGCCGTTCGACCCCTCGGGCGTCCGCATCGGCACCCCGTCCCTCACCTCCCGCGGTCTGGGCACCGAGCACATGGCGACCGTCGCCGACTGGATCGACCGCGGTGTCGCCGCCGCGGGCACCGGTGACGAGGCCGCCCTGACGAAGATCAGGGCCGAGGTCGCCGAGCTGATGTCCGCCCACCCGGCCCCGGGCCTGCCGACGGACTGACGCCCGCCCCTCCCTCCCGGCGCCAGGACACCTCCTGGACGTCCACGATCTCCTGCCGGGGGCCCGGGTCCGCGACCCGAGGCTCCCGGCGCCGGAGCAGCAGCACCCCGGCGGCCCCCGCCACCACACCGCCGGCCGCGCCCGGTATCGCCCACCGCCAGCCCATGCCGCCGTCGGCCCCCGGTCCTTCCGCCGCGTCTCCCGCCGTACCTTCCGCCCGGTCGGCCGCGCGTGTCGGCGGGATCTGCCCATCCGGCCGCGACCACGTCGGCGGCGGTATCCCGGCCCTGCCGTCGGCCGAGGCCTTGCCGAGCACGTCGATCCTCTTCAGCAGCGCGCGCAGCGCGGCCGGGTCCTCGGCCTTGTGCCAGAAGCCTTCGACGGCTCGGTCCTCGGCACTGTGTTCCTCGTCTCATCGGCCACCCTGTGTCCTCACACTCTTGATACACCGGACGGGTGTGATCGGCTCCCACCCGTCCCCAGCCTGTTTCCGAGCTATGAGACTCACCTGAGAGAATGGGCGGCATGGCCTCTGAACGACCTCGTGTGCTCTCCGGAATCCAGCCCACCGCCGGCTCGTTCCACCTCGGCAACTACCTCGGCGCCGTCCGCCAGTGGGTGGCGTTGCAGGAGTCCCACGACGCCTTCTACATGGTGGTCGACCTGCACGCGATCACCGTCCCGCAGGACCCCGCCGAGCTGCGCGCCAACACCCGGCTCGCCGCCGCCCAGCTGCTCGCCGCCGGGCTCGACCCGGAGCGCTGCACGCTCTTCGTCCAGAGCCACGTGCCCGAGCACGCCCAGCTGGCCTGGGTCATGAACTGCCTCACCGGCTTCGGCGAGGCCTCCCGCATGACGCAGTTCAAGGACAAGGCCGCCAAGCAGGGCGCCGACCGCGCCTCGGTCGGCCTGTTCACGTACCCCGTCCTCCAGGTCGCGGACATCCTGCTGTACCAGGCCAACGAGGTCCCGGTCGGCGAGGACCAGCGCCAGCACGTCGAGCTCACCCGTGACCTCGCCGAGCGTTTCAACGGCCGCTTCGGGGAGACGTTCACGGTGCCGTCGGCGTACATCCTCAAGGAGACGGCGAAGATCTACGACCTTCAGGACCCGTCGATCAAGATGAGCAAGTCGGCGTCCACGCCGAAGGGGCTCATCAACCTCCTCGACGAGCCCAAGGCCACCGCCAAGAAGGTCAAGAGCGCCGTCACCGACACGGACACGGTCATCCGCTACCACGTGGCCGACAAGCCCGGCATCAGCAATCTCCTCAGCATCTACTCCACGCTCACCGGCACCGGTATCGCCGAACTGGAGCAGAAGTACACCGGCAAGGGCTACGGTGCGCTGAAGACCGACCTCGCCGAGGTCATGGTCGAGTTCGTGACCCCGTTCCGAAACCGCACCCAGGAGTACCTGGACGACCCGGAGACGCTCGACTCGATCCTGGCCAAGGGCGCGGAGAAGGCGCGTGCCGTCGCCGCCGAGACCCTCGCGCAGGCGTACGACAAGGTGGGCTTCCTGCCCGCCAAGCACTGAGCTGCACCGGACCGAGCACGACAAGCGCACCGCGCTGCCCGGAGGGCTGCGCACCCGCCCATCGACACGACGACAGGAGTACGACGTGGGGACCGTAACGATCGGCGTCTCGATCGCGGTCCCGGAGCCACACGGCAGCCTGCTCCAAGAGCGGCGCGCGGGCTTCGGGGACCCCGCGGCGCACGGCATCCCCACCCACGTCACCCTGCTGCCTCCTACCGAAGTGGAGGCTTCCGCGCTGCCCGCGGTCGAGGCGCATCTCCTCTCGGTCGCGGCGGCCGGCCGCTCCTTCCCGATGCGTCTGTCCGGGACGGGCACCTTCCGCCCGCTGTCGCCCGTCGTCTACGTACAGGTGGTGTCGGGCGCGGCGGCCTGCTCCTGGTTGCAGGAGCAGGTGCGGGACGCGTCGGGGCCGATGGCGCGCGAACTGCAGTTCCCCTACCACCCGCATGTCACCGTGGCGCACGGCATCGCCGAGGAGGCCATGGACCGGGCGTACGAGGAGCTTTCGGAGTACGAGGCCGAGTGGTCCTGCACCGGCTTCGCCCTGTACGAGCAGGGTTCCGACGGCGTCTGGCGCAAGCTGCGCGACTTCGACTTCGGCGGCGGCCCTATGGTGCCCCCGCAGACGCCCTCCCCGGCTGCCCGGGGCACGCTGCCCGCGCACTGACCGGGGTCGGCCGCTCACCGCGCGGGCGGCAGCCGCCCTCAGATCGGCAGCCGCCGGAACACCTGCCTCGGCACGTGCCGCAGCGCCGCCATGACCACCCGCAGCGCTCCGGGCACCCACACCGTCTCCGAGCGGCGCCGCAGGCCGGTCTCGATGGCCTCCGCCACCGCCTCCGGAGTGGTCGCCATGGGGGCCTCCTCCAGGCCCGCCGTCATCTTCGAGCGCACGAAGCCGGGGCGGACCACCATCACATGCACCCCGGTGCCGTACAGCGCGTCGCCGAGGCCCTGGGAGAAGGTGTCGAGGCCGGCCTTGCTGGAGCCGTAGATGAAGTTCGAGCGGCGTGCCCGCTCGCCCGCCACAGAGGAGAGCACCACCAGGGAGCCGTGCCCCTGGGACTGGAGTGCCCGCGCGCAGATCAGACCCGCGGAGACCGCCCCGGTGTAGTTGGTCTGGGCGACGCGGACCGCGGCCAGGGGGTCGTCCTCGTCGCGCGCCTGGTCGCCGAGGATGCCGAAGGCGAGCAGCACCATGTCGATGTCGCCCTCGGCGAAGATCTTGCCGAGGCTCTCCTCGTGGGCCTCGGAGTCGAGCGCGTCGAAGGCGACGGTGCGCACGTCCGCACCCATGTCGCGCAGCCCGGAGGCGGCCTTCTCCAGGGCGGGGGACGGCCGTCCGGCCAGCCACACCGTACGGGTGCGGCGGGCGACGAGGCGGCGCGCGGTGGCGAGCCCGATCTCGGAGGTGCCGCCGAGGACGAGCAGGGACTGGGGGGTGCCGAAGGCGTCTTTCATGAGGTCCGGTCTCCTAGAGGGCGAGGCGGCGGGAGAGGTCCGAGCGGAACACGCCGCGCGGGTCGAGATCGGCCCGCAGCGCGCGGAAGTCGCCCAGCCGGGGGTACATGGCGGCGAGCATCTCGGGCCGCAGCCGCGAGTCCTTGGCGAGGTAGACGCGCCCGTCGGCGGCGGCCACCTCCTCGTCGAGTTCGTCGAGGAAGGCGCTGAGCCCCGGCAGGTTGGCCGGGATGTCGAGGGCGAGCGTCCAGCCGGGCATCGGGAACGACAGCCAGCCCGGATCGCCCTCTCCGAAGCGCTTCAGTACGGCGAGGAAGGACGGGCAGCCGCGCTCGGAGATGCGTCGTACGACGCGGCGCAGAGCCTCCTCCTTGCCGTACCCGACGACGAATTGGTACTGCACGAAGCCGCCGCGGCCGTAGACGCGGTTCCAGTGCGGGACGCCGTCCAGCGGGTGGAAGAAGGCGGAGATCTTCTGGAGCTCACCGGTGCGCGAGCGGGGCGCCTTGCGGTACCAGAGCTCGTTGAAGAGGCCCACCGAGGTCTTGCCGAGCAGCCCCTCGGGCACGAAGGAGGGCGCGGCGGGGAGCTGTCCCGGGCGGAAGGCAAGGGGGGCTCTACGCGCGCGTGCCCGTGCCGGAAGCGCGTCCAGGGGGGCGTGGTCGCCGCGGGTCAGGACCGAGCGGCCCATGGCGGTGCCGCGCGCGAGGAGGTCGATCCAGGCCACGGAGTAGCGATAGCGGTGGTCGGTGGCGGTCAGGCGGGCCATCAAGTCGTCGAGGTCCGTCGCGCGTTCCGTGTCGACGCTCATCAAGGATGTCTCGACCGGCTGGAGTTGGATGGTCGCCGACAGGATGACGCCGGTCAGGCCCATGCCGCCCGCCGTGGCGTCGAAGAGCGGGGTGCCGGGCGCGACGGTGCGGATGGTGCCGTCCGCGGTGAGCAGGTCCATCGCGAGCACGTGGCGGGAGAAGGACCCCGAGACGTGGTGGTTCTTGCCGTGGATGTCGGCGCCGATGGCTCCGCCGACCGTCACATAGCGGGTCCCTGGGGTCACCGGCACGAACCAGCCGAGGGGGAGCAGGACTTCCATCAGGCGGTGCAGGGAGACCCCCGCGTCGCAGACGACCACGCCCGCCTCGGCGTCGATGGTGCGCACCCGGTCCATGCCCGTCATGTCGAAGACCGCGCCGCCCGCGTTCTGCGCCGCGTCGCCGTACGCCCGGCCGAGGCCTCTGGCGATGCCCCCGCGCTCGCCGCAGTCGCGCACGGCAGCCGCGGCCTCCTCCGGTGTGCGGGGCCTCACCAGCAGGGCGGTGGTCGGGGCGGTGCGGCCCCAGCCGGAGACGGACACGGCTTCGGTCGGGGGCGGGGTGGGGGTGTCGACAGGCATGGAAATGACCGTAACGCCCCGTGAAGGGTGCTTCGCTACGGATCATCCGTACTCTCACCGAAATGGGTGATTGAGGGAGTGTCATTCAACATTGCCGGAATTATTGGCAGGTTGGCAGGTTGGCTAGACGAGTCGAGGTGCCCAGCTCTCGAACGTCGAACGTCTTCGAATGTCTTCGAAAAAGAGGCCACATGTACGACATGGACCACAGGTTGCTGTCGGCCCTGCGCGACTGCGGCACCGACCCGCGCGTGGCGACCGCCGCGCGCGTCCTCTCCTGGAGCGGTGAGCACGCCGCCCTCTGGATCGCGGCGGGGCTCGTGGGCGCCGCCGCGGACCGCGAGCGGCGCGGCGCCTGGCTGCGCGGCACCGCGCTGACCGCCGCCGCCCACCTGGCCAGCATGGGCGTCAAGCGGATCGTCCGCCGCCCACGCCCCGGCGGCACGGGGAGCGCCGAACCGCTCGTGCGCACCGCGGGCGGCACTCCTTCCCCAGCTCGCACGCCACTTCGGCCGCCGCGGCCACCGTCGCGTACGGCGCGCTGCGCCCGGCGCCCGGCTCGTGCCGCCGCTGGCCGCCGCGATGTGCGTCTCCCGGATGGTCGTCGGCGTCCACTACCCCTCGGACGTCGCCGCGGGCGCGGCGCTCGGCGCGCTCACCGCGCGCGCGGGAGCCGCCTGGATGAAAGGGGCCCGCGTCGATGCCTGAACGCATCTCCACCGTCCTGGAGCGGCCCCGGCCGCCCCAGTCGTCACGCCCGGGCGCCATCGGCCTGCCGCTCGGCCTCCTGAAGACCGCGCGCCCGCGCCAGTGGGTGAAGAACGTCCTGGTCGTCGCGGCCCCCGCGGCGGCCGGCGAGCTCTTCTCGCGCCACGCCGCCGTGCAACTGGCGATCGTCTTCGGGCTGTTCACGGCCGCCGCCTCCGCCGTCTACCTGATCAACGACGCGCGGGACGCGGACGCCGACCGCGCCCACCCCACCAAGTGCCGCAGGCCGGTCGCGGCCGGGCAGGTGCCGGTACCGGTCGCCTACGTCGTGGGAGGGCTCCTCGCGGTTCTCGCGCCCACGGCCGCCGCCCTCCTGTGCACCCCGCTGACGGCCGCGCTCCTGGCCGCGTACGTCTGCATGCAACTCGCCTACTGCGTCAGCCTCAAGCACGTCCTCGTCGTCGATCTGACGATCGTCACGACCGGCTTCCTGATGCGCGCCATGATCGGCGGCATCGCGCTCGACATCCCGCTCTCGCGCTGGTTCCTGATCACCACCGGCTTCGGCGCGCTCTTCATGGTCTCCGCCAAGCGCTACTCCGAAGCCGTCCAGATGTCGGGGAGCTCCGGGAAACTGGGCGCCACGCGCGCGTTGCTCACCGAATACACCACCGGCTACCTGCGCTTCGTATGGCAGCTGGCCGCCGGGGTCGCGGTCCTCGCGTACTGCCTGTGGGCCATGGAAGAGGGCGGCAGCGCGGCCAGCGGCAGCGTCCTGCCGTGGCGGCAGCTCTCCATGACGGCGTTCATCCTGGCGATCCTGCGCTACGCCGTCTTCGCCGACCGGGGCACTGCGGGCGAGCCCGAGGACGTCGTCCTGCGGGACAGGGCACTCGCCGTGATCGGCCTGGTGTGGGTCGCCATGTACGGGCTCGCGGTCGCGAACTGGTGAGTTTGATTCTCCGACCAGGACCGGGCGGGAGCGGACGCCGGTGAGTTGGAATTCCCTACGCGCGCGGCTGCGGTCGCTCGGGCCCGAGCTGCTCGGCTTCGCCGCCGCCGGGATCTGCGCGTACGCCGCCGACCTCGGCCTCTTCATCTGGCTGCGCGGGCCCGTGGGACTCGACCCGCTGACCGCCAAATCGCTCTCCTTCGTAGCGGGCTGCTCCGTGGCGTACGCGGGCAACGCGCTCGGCACCTACCGGCGCAAGGCGGCAGGAGTCTCACGGCTGCGCCAGTACGCGGTGTTCTTCGCCGTCAACATCGCCGGCGCCCTCGTCCAACTGCTGTGCATCGCCGTGTCCCACTACGGGCTCGGCTTCACCTCGCAGCACGCGGACACCGTGTCGGGCGCCGGGATCGGCATGGCCCTCGCCACCGTTCTACGGTTCTGGGGAACCCGGACCCTGGTATTCCGCGTGTCGGGCGGGACTTCGGGCACGACTGACAGGACGGCAGGCAGGGAGGCGACGGAGGCGACATGGACTGGCTGAAGAAATTGCCCGGCATCGGGCCGCTCGTCGAGAAGGGCATGCGCACGCACGCGTGGCGCGCGTATGAACGGCTCGACCTGGTCCACTGGACGCGCCTCGCGGCCGCGATGACGTTCATCAGCTTCCTGGCGCTCTTCCCACTGATCACCGTCGCCGCCGCGATCGCCGCGGCGACGCTCTCCAAGAAGCAGCAGAACACCCTGGAGAACAAACTCGCCGAGCAGGTCCCGGGCATCTCCGA is a genomic window containing:
- the rocD gene encoding ornithine--oxo-acid transaminase — encoded protein: MSTMPTPFASPSAGSSAPSSGTIGGSATSSAAGSATGSATEKFIASAEAHSAHNYHPLPIVVASAEGAWMTDVEGRRYLDMLAGYSALNFGHGNRRLIEAAKAQLDRVTLTSRAFHHDRFAEFCTRLAELCGKEMVLPMNTGAEAVETAVKTARKWGYRVKGVPDGRAKIVVAAENFHGRTTTIVSFSTDEEARADFGPYTPGFEIVPYGDLAALRAAVTDETVAVLLEPIQGEAGVLVPPPGYLAGVRELTRERGVLFMADEIQSGLGRTGRTFACEHEGVVPDVYLLGKALGGGVVPVSAVVADADVLGVFKPGEHGSTFGGNPLACAVGLEVVDMLSTGEFQQRATELGDHLHAELGLLTGAGKVTEVRGRGLWAGVDIAPSHGTGREVSEKLMERGVLVKDTHGATIRIAPPLVISKEDLDWGLDQLRAVLS
- the glyA gene encoding serine hydroxymethyltransferase, with product MTLPSSSAQHHPALAAEDPELAALVGAEEQLQADTLRLIPSENYVSSAVLEASGTVLQNKYSEGYPGRRYYEGQQNIDPVELLAVARAKAVFGVEHANVQPYSGSPANLAVYLAFAEPGDTVMGMALPMGGHLTHGWGVSATGKWFRGVQYGVRQDTGLIDFDEVRDLALKERPKLIFCGGTALPRTIDFAAFAEIAREAGSVLVADIAHIAGLIAGGAHPSPVPHADVISTTTHKTLRGPRGAMLMSREEHAKAIDKAVFPGLQGGPHNQTTAAIAVALHEASRPSFRDYAHAVVDNAKALAEALLARGFDLVSGGTDNHLILMDLTPKDVPGKVAAKALDRAGIVVNYNTVPFDPRKPFDPSGVRIGTPSLTSRGLGTEHMATVADWIDRGVAAAGTGDEAALTKIRAEVAELMSAHPAPGLPTD
- the trpS gene encoding tryptophan--tRNA ligase, translated to MASERPRVLSGIQPTAGSFHLGNYLGAVRQWVALQESHDAFYMVVDLHAITVPQDPAELRANTRLAAAQLLAAGLDPERCTLFVQSHVPEHAQLAWVMNCLTGFGEASRMTQFKDKAAKQGADRASVGLFTYPVLQVADILLYQANEVPVGEDQRQHVELTRDLAERFNGRFGETFTVPSAYILKETAKIYDLQDPSIKMSKSASTPKGLINLLDEPKATAKKVKSAVTDTDTVIRYHVADKPGISNLLSIYSTLTGTGIAELEQKYTGKGYGALKTDLAEVMVEFVTPFRNRTQEYLDDPETLDSILAKGAEKARAVAAETLAQAYDKVGFLPAKH
- a CDS encoding 2'-5' RNA ligase family protein, producing the protein MGTVTIGVSIAVPEPHGSLLQERRAGFGDPAAHGIPTHVTLLPPTEVEASALPAVEAHLLSVAAAGRSFPMRLSGTGTFRPLSPVVYVQVVSGAAACSWLQEQVRDASGPMARELQFPYHPHVTVAHGIAEEAMDRAYEELSEYEAEWSCTGFALYEQGSDGVWRKLRDFDFGGGPMVPPQTPSPAARGTLPAH
- a CDS encoding decaprenylphospho-beta-D-erythro-pentofuranosid-2-ulose 2-reductase → MKDAFGTPQSLLVLGGTSEIGLATARRLVARRTRTVWLAGRPSPALEKAASGLRDMGADVRTVAFDALDSEAHEESLGKIFAEGDIDMVLLAFGILGDQARDEDDPLAAVRVAQTNYTGAVSAGLICARALQSQGHGSLVVLSSVAGERARRSNFIYGSSKAGLDTFSQGLGDALYGTGVHVMVVRPGFVRSKMTAGLEEAPMATTPEAVAEAIETGLRRRSETVWVPGALRVVMAALRHVPRQVFRRLPI
- a CDS encoding FAD-binding oxidoreductase; this translates as MPVDTPTPPPTEAVSVSGWGRTAPTTALLVRPRTPEEAAAAVRDCGERGGIARGLGRAYGDAAQNAGGAVFDMTGMDRVRTIDAEAGVVVCDAGVSLHRLMEVLLPLGWFVPVTPGTRYVTVGGAIGADIHGKNHHVSGSFSRHVLAMDLLTADGTIRTVAPGTPLFDATAGGMGLTGVILSATIQLQPVETSLMSVDTERATDLDDLMARLTATDHRYRYSVAWIDLLARGTAMGRSVLTRGDHAPLDALPARARARRAPLAFRPGQLPAAPSFVPEGLLGKTSVGLFNELWYRKAPRSRTGELQKISAFFHPLDGVPHWNRVYGRGGFVQYQFVVGYGKEEALRRVVRRISERGCPSFLAVLKRFGEGDPGWLSFPMPGWTLALDIPANLPGLSAFLDELDEEVAAADGRVYLAKDSRLRPEMLAAMYPRLGDFRALRADLDPRGVFRSDLSRRLAL
- a CDS encoding decaprenyl-phosphate phosphoribosyltransferase, whose amino-acid sequence is MPERISTVLERPRPPQSSRPGAIGLPLGLLKTARPRQWVKNVLVVAAPAAAGELFSRHAAVQLAIVFGLFTAAASAVYLINDARDADADRAHPTKCRRPVAAGQVPVPVAYVVGGLLAVLAPTAAALLCTPLTAALLAAYVCMQLAYCVSLKHVLVVDLTIVTTGFLMRAMIGGIALDIPLSRWFLITTGFGALFMVSAKRYSEAVQMSGSSGKLGATRALLTEYTTGYLRFVWQLAAGVAVLAYCLWAMEEGGSAASGSVLPWRQLSMTAFILAILRYAVFADRGTAGEPEDVVLRDRALAVIGLVWVAMYGLAVANW
- a CDS encoding GtrA family protein; amino-acid sequence: MSWNSLRARLRSLGPELLGFAAAGICAYAADLGLFIWLRGPVGLDPLTAKSLSFVAGCSVAYAGNALGTYRRKAAGVSRLRQYAVFFAVNIAGALVQLLCIAVSHYGLGFTSQHADTVSGAGIGMALATVLRFWGTRTLVFRVSGGTSGTTDRTAGREATEATWTG